A genomic stretch from Desulfohalobium retbaense DSM 5692 includes:
- a CDS encoding deoxyhypusine synthase family protein: protein MSDEHDHIRLITELGNPEEEGFEPLSLLDPDSIQDFDDLLSAMSQTSFGGRGLGEALGVLEEMVQDPDCHVVGTFSGAMTVAKMGKLLCSMIDKGWIDTVISTGALMAHGFIESIGLKHYKYVPERMNDAALFERGFNRVYDTLEPEINFAQAEDVVHAVMAEIEDWNRMGSASLCRAIGAYLDGHFQGPGILKSAFQRDVPVFIPAFTDSELALDVASHILRHSPQAVSDSGAATELPFQFNPFYDLFEYTRRVCGAKRLGIFTIGGGVPRNWAQQVGPFVEIVNQRVEGLDLPVRRFQYGVRICPEPAHWGGLSGCTYQEGISWGKFVPPAQGGRFAEVHSDATIAWPILIKGLQDRLAKKAQDF, encoded by the coding sequence ATGTCTGACGAACACGATCATATCCGTCTGATCACTGAACTCGGCAACCCCGAGGAAGAAGGATTCGAACCCCTGTCGCTTCTTGATCCCGATTCGATCCAGGATTTCGACGACCTTTTGAGCGCCATGTCCCAGACCTCATTCGGTGGCCGCGGCCTTGGAGAAGCCCTGGGGGTTCTCGAAGAGATGGTCCAGGATCCGGACTGTCATGTGGTGGGGACCTTTTCCGGGGCGATGACCGTGGCCAAGATGGGAAAGCTTCTGTGTTCCATGATCGACAAGGGATGGATCGACACCGTGATCTCCACCGGCGCGCTCATGGCCCACGGCTTTATCGAATCCATCGGTCTGAAACACTACAAATATGTCCCGGAGCGGATGAACGACGCCGCTCTTTTTGAACGCGGTTTCAATCGCGTCTACGACACCCTGGAGCCGGAGATCAATTTCGCTCAGGCCGAGGATGTCGTGCACGCTGTCATGGCCGAAATCGAGGACTGGAATCGGATGGGGTCGGCCAGTCTCTGCCGGGCCATTGGGGCTTATCTCGATGGGCATTTCCAGGGACCGGGGATCCTCAAGAGCGCTTTTCAGCGCGATGTGCCGGTTTTCATCCCCGCTTTCACCGATTCGGAACTCGCCCTGGATGTGGCTTCACACATCCTGCGCCACAGTCCTCAAGCCGTCTCAGACTCTGGAGCTGCTACCGAACTGCCCTTCCAATTCAACCCCTTCTATGACCTTTTTGAGTATACGCGACGGGTGTGTGGCGCCAAGCGCCTGGGCATATTCACCATCGGCGGTGGCGTACCGCGGAATTGGGCCCAGCAGGTCGGTCCGTTTGTGGAGATCGTCAATCAGCGTGTCGAGGGATTGGATTTGCCGGTGCGCCGTTTCCAGTACGGGGTGCGGATTTGCCCGGAACCGGCGCATTGGGGAGGATTGTCCGGTTGCACCTATCAGGAGGGAATATCCTGGGGCAAATTCGTTCCTCCTGCGCAAGGCGGTCGTTTTGCCGAGGTGCACAGCGACGCGACCATTGCTTGGCCTATTTTGATCAAGGGGCTTCAGGACCGCTTGGCTAAAAAAGCCCAAGACTTTTGA
- a CDS encoding pyruvoyl-dependent arginine decarboxylase yields the protein MTFVPSKAFFTKGIGRHKNKLQSFELALRDARIEKQNLVYVSSIFPPKCKIISVDEGVEYLYPGQITFCVMARNATNEKGRLVGSAVGMAFPADESHYGYISEHHAFGAEELEIGDFAEDLASTMLATTLGIDFDPEKDYDERKQIYHMSGKIIDSASAPCVTRGQAGLWTTTISAAVFIP from the coding sequence ATGACGTTCGTTCCCAGTAAGGCCTTTTTCACCAAGGGAATTGGCCGGCACAAGAATAAGTTGCAGTCGTTTGAACTGGCCTTGCGCGACGCACGCATTGAAAAGCAGAACCTGGTCTACGTGTCCAGTATCTTCCCGCCCAAATGCAAGATCATCAGTGTCGACGAAGGGGTCGAGTACCTCTATCCCGGTCAAATCACTTTTTGCGTCATGGCCCGCAATGCGACGAATGAAAAGGGGCGGCTGGTTGGGTCCGCCGTGGGAATGGCTTTTCCTGCGGACGAGAGCCACTACGGCTATATCTCCGAACACCACGCCTTCGGGGCTGAAGAACTCGAGATTGGGGATTTTGCCGAAGACCTGGCTTCGACCATGCTGGCCACGACCCTGGGCATCGATTTCGATCCGGAAAAGGATTATGACGAGCGAAAGCAGATCTACCATATGAGCGGCAAGATTATCGATTCTGCTTCCGCGCCGTGCGTCACCCGCGGCCAGGCCGGATTGTGGACGACGACCATTTCCGCGGCGGTCTTTATCCCCTAA
- the argS gene encoding arginine--tRNA ligase has product MRASTYITSVLQTVVADRGWQWPAKASLDTPKDPNFGDVASNLAMVLAKQAGQKPRDLAASLREEVLQRGAAIQDIEIAGPGFLNVFFKPAFWQQTVSVIQEAGQSYGQSDMGQGKTVQVEYVSANPTGPLHIGHGRGAAVGDSLARILRRTGHTVTTEYYLNDAGRQMQILGASIAYRVLELLGGPDTFPEDHYQGGYIRDLAQELVDTRGASLSAMDWPELLEHCRQHGLTRILEGIKRDLRDFRVEHQVWFSEQSLLDKGRVEATLTDLANRGLAYEQDGALWFASTTFGDDKDRVLRKSDGDLTYFASDIAYHADKYARGFDTVVDIWGADHHGYVPRMKGAVQALGRASEDLQVILVQLVNLLRDGEQVSMSTRAGKFETLADVCAEVGPDAARFIFLSRKSDSHLDFDLELVKRQSMDNPVYYVQYAHARINSVLRKGAERGFEPRPVSEADLALLDTAEDMDLFKKLDRFPEVVQGAARTLSPHHVSFYLQELAGLLHRYYNTHSVLYAESDALLQARFHLLLAVRQVLHNGLELLGVHAPEQM; this is encoded by the coding sequence ATGCGGGCAAGTACCTATATTACTTCAGTACTACAAACGGTAGTCGCTGATCGGGGCTGGCAGTGGCCGGCCAAGGCAAGCCTGGACACTCCAAAGGACCCCAATTTCGGCGATGTGGCCTCGAACCTGGCCATGGTTCTGGCCAAACAGGCGGGACAAAAACCCCGGGACCTTGCGGCGAGTCTGCGCGAGGAGGTATTGCAGCGCGGTGCGGCCATCCAGGATATCGAGATCGCCGGTCCTGGTTTTCTCAATGTCTTTTTCAAGCCGGCTTTCTGGCAACAGACCGTTTCTGTGATCCAGGAGGCTGGGCAGTCGTACGGTCAAAGCGATATGGGTCAGGGGAAAACAGTCCAGGTCGAATATGTGTCCGCCAATCCGACCGGCCCGCTGCATATCGGTCACGGCCGCGGCGCAGCCGTCGGCGACAGTTTGGCGCGTATTCTCCGCCGCACCGGGCATACGGTGACCACGGAGTACTATCTCAATGACGCCGGACGCCAGATGCAGATCCTCGGCGCTTCCATTGCCTATCGGGTTCTGGAATTGCTGGGAGGACCGGATACCTTTCCCGAAGACCATTATCAGGGCGGGTACATCCGTGATCTGGCCCAGGAGCTTGTCGACACCCGCGGCGCTTCGCTGTCCGCAATGGACTGGCCGGAACTTTTGGAGCATTGCCGCCAGCACGGGCTCACGCGTATTCTGGAGGGCATAAAGAGGGATTTGCGTGACTTCCGAGTCGAGCACCAGGTCTGGTTTTCGGAACAATCGCTGTTGGACAAAGGGCGTGTCGAGGCCACGCTCACGGATCTAGCCAACCGTGGCCTGGCCTATGAGCAGGATGGTGCCCTGTGGTTTGCCAGCACGACTTTTGGCGACGACAAGGACCGGGTCCTGCGCAAATCCGACGGTGATTTGACCTATTTTGCCTCTGACATCGCCTACCACGCTGATAAATACGCCCGCGGCTTTGACACCGTGGTCGATATCTGGGGCGCTGACCACCACGGGTATGTGCCGCGGATGAAAGGCGCGGTTCAGGCGTTGGGGCGCGCTAGCGAGGATCTTCAGGTCATTTTGGTGCAATTGGTCAATCTGCTCCGCGATGGCGAACAGGTCAGCATGTCCACACGGGCGGGGAAATTCGAGACCCTGGCCGATGTCTGCGCCGAGGTCGGTCCGGATGCGGCCAGGTTTATCTTCCTGTCCCGTAAGAGCGACAGCCACCTCGATTTCGATCTGGAACTGGTCAAACGCCAGAGTATGGACAATCCGGTTTACTATGTGCAATACGCCCACGCCCGCATCAATTCGGTCCTGCGCAAGGGGGCCGAACGCGGCTTTGAGCCGCGCCCTGTGAGCGAGGCGGATCTGGCCCTGCTGGATACGGCCGAGGACATGGATCTGTTCAAGAAGCTTGACCGCTTTCCCGAGGTCGTTCAGGGCGCTGCCAGGACTTTGAGCCCGCACCATGTCAGCTTTTATCTGCAGGAACTCGCCGGTCTGCTCCACCGGTATTACAATACCCATTCAGTTCTCTACGCCGAGAGTGACGCCTTGCTCCAGGCACGGTTCCATCTCCTGCTTGCCGTGCGCCAGGTGCTGCACAACGGCCTGGAACTCCTTGGAGTCCATGCACCGGAACAAATGTAG
- a CDS encoding thioredoxin domain-containing protein, with translation MSQTLVNRLAESGSPYLEQHAGNPVAWQPWDDQALATAHRLQRPIFLSIGYATCHWCHVMERECFEDTEVAHILNTVCVPIKVDREERPDLDTFYMSCCQALSGRGGWPLNLFLTPDGRPFFAATYIPKQSRFSQPGLLDLLVSVQEDWVRNREQIEQSATRLVSHIHDLFSDSSGPLPENAIFEQAVQELRQNHDDDFGGFGKAPKFPTPHVLLFLLRLYDLSQDRSLLNMVDSTLEAICRGGIRDHIGGGFHRYSTDRAWHLPHFEKMLYDQALLLMALAEGHARTRRDLFRREAVAVAEYMLERLHDGDGGLYCGEDADTEGEEGAFYQWTETELEAALPPDTFRVVQTVAGIRSDGNILDEATRQRTGKNVLARVADTADAAERLGLSEEQVRLEWHRAMATLGGLRAQRPQPFLDDKQLTSWNGLAVAALARSGILLGEEHLIAAARETADWVLETMQPEPGRLWHRARNRHAGIPGFLEDYAYFIWGLLELVQTSEGQDYRRIALRLADTVLSEFADLKEGGFFQTHAAAQEPLLRLKKVFDDALPSENAVMLYNLVRLYGSGPTNDCARKHLRGVSGIVRQHPQGAVFTLFAASFLRPLEGHGTWREK, from the coding sequence ATGTCCCAGACTCTTGTCAACCGGCTGGCCGAGTCCGGCAGCCCCTACCTGGAACAGCATGCCGGCAATCCCGTGGCTTGGCAGCCCTGGGACGATCAGGCCCTGGCGACCGCACACCGTTTGCAGCGGCCGATATTCCTGTCCATCGGCTATGCCACCTGCCACTGGTGCCATGTCATGGAGCGGGAATGCTTTGAAGATACCGAGGTCGCCCACATCTTGAACACCGTCTGTGTCCCGATCAAGGTCGATCGCGAAGAGCGTCCCGATCTGGACACCTTTTATATGAGTTGTTGCCAGGCGCTTTCCGGGCGAGGAGGGTGGCCTTTGAATCTGTTTTTGACCCCGGATGGTCGGCCCTTTTTCGCCGCGACCTATATTCCGAAGCAGTCCCGTTTCAGCCAGCCCGGATTACTGGACTTGCTCGTCAGTGTCCAGGAAGATTGGGTCCGGAACCGGGAGCAGATCGAACAATCGGCCACTCGCCTGGTCAGTCATATTCATGATCTGTTCAGCGACTCCAGCGGCCCGTTACCGGAAAACGCGATTTTTGAGCAGGCCGTGCAAGAATTGCGGCAGAACCACGATGACGACTTTGGCGGATTCGGCAAGGCCCCCAAATTTCCCACCCCGCATGTATTGCTGTTTTTATTGCGTTTGTATGACCTTTCTCAGGACAGGTCTCTGTTGAATATGGTCGACTCGACCCTTGAAGCGATTTGTCGTGGCGGCATCCGGGATCATATCGGCGGCGGTTTCCACCGTTACTCTACTGATCGGGCCTGGCACCTGCCCCATTTCGAAAAAATGCTCTACGACCAGGCCTTGCTCCTCATGGCCTTGGCCGAGGGCCACGCCCGAACCCGCCGGGATCTTTTCCGGCGCGAGGCCGTGGCTGTGGCCGAGTATATGCTTGAGCGGCTCCACGACGGAGACGGGGGGCTTTACTGCGGGGAAGACGCTGATACCGAAGGCGAAGAGGGGGCCTTTTATCAGTGGACGGAAACCGAGTTGGAAGCGGCGCTTCCTCCGGACACGTTTCGTGTTGTCCAGACTGTGGCGGGGATCCGTAGTGACGGCAATATCCTGGATGAAGCGACGCGCCAGCGTACTGGCAAAAATGTCCTGGCCCGGGTGGCTGATACCGCTGACGCCGCCGAACGGCTGGGGCTGAGCGAAGAACAGGTGCGCCTGGAGTGGCACCGGGCCATGGCCACGCTTGGCGGATTACGCGCCCAGCGCCCGCAACCGTTCCTCGACGATAAGCAATTGACGAGTTGGAACGGACTCGCTGTGGCCGCCCTGGCCCGGTCGGGCATCTTGTTGGGCGAAGAGCACCTCATTGCCGCGGCCCGCGAAACCGCGGACTGGGTCTTGGAGACCATGCAGCCCGAGCCGGGGCGATTATGGCACCGGGCCCGCAACAGACACGCCGGAATCCCTGGATTTCTTGAGGATTACGCCTATTTTATCTGGGGACTACTGGAACTGGTGCAGACCAGTGAGGGACAGGATTACCGCCGCATCGCCTTGCGGCTGGCCGATACCGTGCTCTCCGAGTTTGCGGACCTGAAGGAAGGCGGTTTTTTTCAGACCCATGCAGCGGCGCAAGAGCCCCTTCTGCGCCTGAAAAAGGTCTTTGACGATGCCCTGCCCTCAGAAAACGCGGTCATGCTCTACAACCTGGTCCGATTGTACGGCTCCGGGCCGACGAACGACTGTGCCCGAAAACACCTGCGCGGTGTTTCAGGGATTGTCCGCCAGCATCCGCAAGGGGCGGTGTTTACTCTGTTTGCGGCCAGTTTCCTGCGGCCTTTGGAGGGGCACGGCACCTGGCGGGAGAAATGA
- the speB gene encoding agmatinase: MGRRQDSDMYTEYLDLETDNGRRVLVWPVPYEGTVSFGSGTENGPAAILRASAEIETWNEATGLDLADYAHFRTLSPFHPPVAGPQAVYEAMREKLRQDPAFDPARDFLLTLGGEHSVALAPIAAYAEAYPDLVVLQIDAHADLRESFEGSPYSHACVMARVRELGLPLAQIGIRSLSRDESTTIHASGAHELLTLFAHDLPGPEEAAKRLREFVADRPLYLSFDADGLDPSVLPGTGTPEPGGLQLQWLNRFWTALGPALRLVGMDFCELAPQPAAGVVSESTAVQAINAVLLRTFAPTA; encoded by the coding sequence ATGGGACGCAGACAGGACAGCGACATGTATACCGAATACCTGGATCTGGAGACAGACAACGGACGCCGGGTCCTGGTCTGGCCCGTGCCGTATGAGGGCACGGTCAGCTTTGGCAGTGGGACGGAGAACGGCCCGGCGGCCATCCTCCGGGCCAGTGCCGAGATCGAAACCTGGAACGAGGCGACCGGTCTGGATTTGGCCGATTACGCCCATTTTCGCACCTTGTCCCCGTTCCATCCCCCGGTTGCCGGTCCGCAGGCCGTGTATGAGGCCATGCGGGAGAAGCTCCGGCAGGATCCCGCCTTTGATCCTGCTCGAGACTTCCTGTTGACCCTGGGCGGAGAGCACAGCGTTGCCCTGGCGCCGATCGCCGCCTACGCCGAAGCCTATCCGGACTTGGTCGTCCTGCAGATCGATGCCCACGCCGATTTGCGGGAGAGTTTCGAAGGCTCGCCCTACTCCCACGCCTGTGTCATGGCTCGTGTCCGGGAACTCGGCCTGCCTCTGGCCCAGATCGGGATCCGCAGCTTAAGCCGTGACGAGAGCACGACCATCCACGCCAGCGGTGCGCACGAATTGCTGACGCTGTTCGCCCACGATCTGCCAGGTCCGGAGGAAGCGGCGAAGCGGTTGCGGGAGTTTGTCGCCGACCGCCCCCTCTATCTCAGCTTTGACGCCGACGGCCTGGATCCTTCTGTGTTACCGGGTACCGGCACACCGGAGCCGGGAGGACTGCAGCTGCAATGGCTGAATCGGTTCTGGACCGCTCTGGGGCCTGCCCTGCGCCTGGTGGGAATGGATTTTTGTGAGCTGGCGCCTCAGCCCGCCGCCGGTGTGGTCTCCGAATCCACGGCCGTGCAGGCCATCAACGCGGTCTTGTTACGAACCTTCGCCCCGACTGCCTGA
- a CDS encoding DMT family transporter, with amino-acid sequence MSASSLLSTPKTMQPSQRQLGADGVLLIVALIWGITFTMIKDALVHVSVFAFLGQRFTLASALFVPFLVWRWRCFAWRAVAHGAILGIFLFGAFAFQTIGLAFTTASNTAFVTGMNVVFVPLINGLLFRVHIPVPVRSGVILAALGLAGLTLNTGLEINPGDLVVLLCAVCIALQIIFTGRYAGRNDVYWLTAVQIAVVAVGSTAIGWIRGEEVFFWEPKIASALVLCAPLATVFAFWAQTAMQRFTLPSRAALIFCMEPVFGALYACLVGGEHLGPWAGLGAAGIFLGMVCAEMPETWWVRLKAGWGSREAGS; translated from the coding sequence TTGTCCGCTTCCTCCCTGCTCAGCACCCCAAAGACCATGCAGCCTTCGCAACGGCAACTCGGTGCCGACGGCGTATTGCTCATCGTGGCCCTGATCTGGGGAATCACCTTCACCATGATCAAGGACGCCCTGGTCCATGTCAGCGTCTTTGCCTTTCTCGGGCAGCGCTTCACCTTGGCCTCGGCCCTGTTTGTCCCTTTTCTTGTCTGGCGATGGCGTTGCTTTGCGTGGCGGGCGGTGGCCCACGGCGCAATTTTAGGAATTTTCCTTTTTGGTGCCTTTGCCTTTCAGACCATTGGCCTCGCTTTCACCACAGCCTCCAATACCGCGTTTGTCACCGGCATGAACGTTGTTTTCGTACCGCTTATAAACGGGCTTTTATTCCGGGTGCACATCCCCGTCCCAGTGCGAAGCGGGGTCATTCTGGCCGCTCTGGGGCTGGCCGGCTTGACCCTGAATACCGGACTGGAAATCAATCCCGGGGACCTGGTGGTCCTGCTCTGCGCCGTGTGTATCGCCCTGCAGATCATTTTCACCGGGCGCTACGCCGGGCGCAATGATGTCTACTGGCTCACGGCCGTCCAGATTGCGGTCGTGGCCGTGGGCAGCACCGCCATCGGCTGGATTCGCGGCGAGGAGGTTTTCTTCTGGGAACCAAAGATTGCGTCTGCCCTTGTTCTTTGCGCCCCGCTGGCCACTGTCTTTGCCTTTTGGGCCCAGACAGCCATGCAGCGTTTCACACTCCCCAGCCGAGCCGCCCTTATCTTTTGCATGGAACCGGTCTTTGGTGCCTTGTACGCGTGCCTCGTCGGCGGAGAGCACCTCGGACCGTGGGCTGGACTGGGCGCGGCGGGAATCTTTTTGGGTATGGTCTGCGCGGAAATGCCCGAGACATGGTGGGTGCGCCTCAAAGCAGGGTGGGGCAGCCGGGAAGCCGGCTCATAA
- a CDS encoding ABC transporter substrate-binding protein yields MTRRFSFFRMLPFGVWVVAAVASLLLSVPAARAHGMGETADIVLGMSAAFTGPSRSLGIELYRGANAYFQKINANGGVHGRRIRIKAYDDGYDPDPALRNTIRLVKEDHVFALFGYVGTPTTTRILPLLEKFRDQPLLLFFPMTGAQPLRESPYRQYIFNLRASYFQETQRLVESFLSVGRERIGVLYQADAYGRNGWDGVRRTLREYNLQLTGEACYRRGATAATDMGEQIRILRQSGAEAVITVGAAQACAAFIRQARTRGWEVPIANLSFTHAQQMANFLLLNSDTYPDQLTRRVLNAHVVPNLQDTSIPVVREYRRAMDAANEDVPGHLLDTPYTPHSYDYVSFEGYLNAKLLVEMLRRTEPPLTPKRVRKSIYKHRRYTIGIGLPLFFGPEYNQGLDIIFFSTLRAGRVEPLRNWDAFSP; encoded by the coding sequence ATGACCAGGAGATTTTCTTTTTTTCGGATGCTCCCCTTCGGAGTCTGGGTGGTCGCGGCGGTTGCCTCGCTGCTTTTGAGCGTCCCTGCGGCTCGGGCGCATGGCATGGGTGAAACCGCGGATATTGTTTTGGGAATGTCTGCGGCCTTTACTGGACCCTCACGGAGTCTGGGGATTGAATTGTATCGCGGCGCCAACGCCTATTTTCAGAAAATCAATGCCAATGGCGGCGTCCACGGCCGGCGCATCAGGATCAAGGCCTATGACGACGGTTACGATCCCGATCCCGCCCTGCGCAACACCATTCGTCTGGTCAAGGAAGACCATGTTTTTGCCCTCTTCGGGTACGTTGGTACGCCGACCACGACCCGTATCCTTCCTCTGCTGGAAAAATTCCGAGACCAGCCCCTGCTCTTGTTTTTTCCCATGACCGGGGCGCAGCCCTTGCGCGAATCGCCCTACCGCCAATACATCTTCAACCTGCGCGCCTCTTATTTTCAGGAGACCCAGCGGCTGGTCGAGAGTTTTTTGAGTGTCGGACGGGAACGGATCGGGGTCTTGTATCAGGCCGACGCCTATGGGCGAAACGGATGGGACGGCGTCCGCCGGACATTGCGCGAATACAACCTCCAATTGACCGGCGAGGCGTGCTACCGCCGCGGCGCTACGGCTGCAACGGATATGGGCGAACAGATACGCATTTTGCGCCAAAGCGGGGCTGAAGCGGTGATCACCGTAGGAGCGGCCCAAGCGTGTGCCGCTTTTATCCGTCAAGCCAGGACCCGGGGGTGGGAGGTGCCCATCGCCAACCTCTCCTTCACCCACGCCCAGCAGATGGCCAACTTTTTGCTGCTCAATTCGGACACCTACCCGGACCAACTCACCCGGCGCGTTCTCAATGCCCATGTCGTTCCGAATCTCCAGGACACTTCGATTCCGGTGGTCCGCGAATACCGGCGGGCCATGGATGCGGCCAATGAAGACGTTCCCGGGCATCTGCTGGACACCCCCTATACGCCGCACAGCTATGACTATGTCAGTTTCGAGGGCTACCTCAACGCCAAACTCCTGGTGGAAATGCTCCGCCGGACCGAGCCTCCGCTGACTCCAAAACGGGTCCGCAAAAGTATCTACAAGCACCGCCGCTATACGATCGGCATCGGATTGCCCTTGTTTTTCGGTCCCGAATACAACCAGGGCCTGGACATCATTTTTTTCAGCACCCTCCGAGCCGGGCGGGTTGAACCTTTACGCAACTGGGATGCCTTCTCACCATGA
- a CDS encoding rhodanese-like domain-containing protein, translating into MQVSELYPEDVETFQRQHREREYTLVDVRQPEEYREEHIPGALHLPLPELEDRLDQLPRDRELLFYCRSGRRSATAAALTAQSGQSFKALYNIQGGIAAWQGGIVEQVPRVDRFDMSRGAGELLRRAAAMEKGAQRFYTVLAESNALSARLRQTAAELADLEGRHAQSVYTLLTRQEAIPDFDPFFASLDDTILEGGQDLGEALAQWTQQGDLTCLDFLELALDLENKAYDLYKTLAENTAQGQERSHFLTLAEQEKAHLRVLVNHLPECG; encoded by the coding sequence ATGCAAGTCAGCGAACTCTACCCTGAAGACGTGGAGACATTCCAGCGTCAACACCGCGAACGGGAATACACGCTGGTCGACGTCCGGCAACCTGAAGAATACCGGGAGGAGCATATCCCCGGGGCGCTGCACCTGCCTCTGCCCGAGTTGGAAGACCGTTTGGACCAGTTGCCTCGAGACAGGGAACTGCTTTTTTATTGCCGTAGCGGGCGCCGCTCGGCCACTGCGGCCGCCCTCACGGCCCAAAGCGGCCAGAGCTTCAAAGCGCTTTACAATATCCAGGGCGGGATTGCCGCCTGGCAGGGGGGAATCGTTGAACAGGTGCCGCGCGTGGACCGCTTCGACATGTCCCGAGGGGCCGGGGAACTCCTGCGCCGCGCGGCAGCCATGGAGAAAGGGGCCCAGCGGTTTTACACCGTTTTGGCGGAGAGCAACGCCTTGTCGGCCCGGTTGCGGCAGACGGCTGCCGAATTGGCCGATCTCGAAGGGCGCCATGCTCAAAGCGTGTACACCCTGCTGACCAGACAGGAGGCAATTCCGGATTTCGACCCTTTTTTTGCGTCCCTTGACGACACCATCCTTGAAGGCGGCCAGGACCTCGGGGAGGCCCTGGCCCAATGGACGCAGCAAGGTGACCTGACATGCCTTGACTTTCTTGAACTCGCTCTGGACCTCGAAAACAAGGCCTATGATCTGTACAAAACGCTGGCCGAGAACACGGCCCAAGGCCAGGAGCGCTCCCATTTCTTGACGCTGGCTGAACAGGAAAAGGCGCATCTTCGGGTGCTCGTCAATCACCTCCCGGAGTGCGGCTAA
- a CDS encoding SPOR domain-containing protein, with translation MATKKNSAKSASKSKKKTSASGRKISFEFTLTGLFALGSLFLVIVVWGFVLGILVGRGYQPERFVPHLENVLPSGDRAEADKSGEKVLRSEELGFFEALRSESEEPALQQQKSQAAAPPETRQQRASAPQQSDGGQRYALIYQVAAFQVHDKALKMQKILRKKQMESFLSEANRDGTTWYRVLVPFTGTRAQARELKTRLAEAGVNNPFVYKKKSLQD, from the coding sequence ATGGCCACGAAAAAGAATAGCGCCAAAAGTGCGTCCAAGAGCAAAAAAAAGACTTCGGCCAGCGGACGGAAGATCAGTTTCGAGTTCACGCTGACCGGCCTGTTCGCGCTGGGGAGCCTTTTTCTGGTCATTGTGGTCTGGGGGTTTGTTCTGGGCATTCTTGTCGGACGCGGGTACCAGCCGGAACGGTTTGTTCCGCACCTGGAGAACGTGCTGCCTTCAGGGGACCGGGCCGAGGCCGACAAAAGCGGTGAAAAGGTTCTGCGCTCTGAGGAACTGGGATTTTTCGAAGCCCTGCGCAGCGAGTCCGAAGAGCCCGCGTTACAGCAGCAAAAGTCCCAAGCTGCGGCCCCGCCCGAAACGCGCCAGCAACGCGCATCGGCCCCACAGCAGAGCGACGGCGGTCAGCGCTACGCCCTTATTTATCAGGTCGCGGCGTTCCAGGTTCATGACAAGGCCCTGAAAATGCAAAAGATTTTACGTAAAAAACAGATGGAGTCGTTTCTGTCCGAAGCCAACCGAGACGGAACGACCTGGTACAGGGTGCTGGTCCCTTTTACCGGGACACGCGCCCAGGCCCGGGAACTCAAGACCCGACTGGCCGAGGCCGGGGTAAACAACCCCTTCGTGTACAAGAAAAAATCGCTGCAGGATTGA
- a CDS encoding class I SAM-dependent methyltransferase codes for MQEPRPEPPRQDDGSACVLEEAGDPYQWVARIYDWILDPWLRPLHRHVASLCRREGASRIIDLCCGTGAQCRRLYWAGFQPTGVDLSPAMIREARRKSPAEIALLEGDATATPFATASFDCAVISLALHEKPGPARLALLREAARLVRGRGVICVSDFLGPPPQSSRLGHMMRTSVERVAGRAHFACYRDYLALGAVPGVCAELGWSAVLEATFHRRATGVYLLLPEPSDR; via the coding sequence ATGCAGGAGCCTCGGCCCGAGCCACCGCGGCAGGACGACGGCTCGGCCTGTGTTCTCGAGGAAGCAGGCGATCCCTATCAATGGGTGGCCCGGATCTATGATTGGATTCTGGATCCTTGGCTGCGGCCGCTGCACCGCCATGTGGCGAGCCTGTGCCGCCGGGAAGGGGCCTCGCGGATCATTGATCTGTGCTGCGGCACAGGGGCGCAATGCCGGCGCTTGTACTGGGCCGGTTTTCAGCCCACCGGGGTCGACCTTTCGCCGGCGATGATCCGTGAGGCCCGCCGCAAGTCTCCGGCAGAGATTGCGCTGCTTGAAGGCGATGCTACCGCGACCCCTTTTGCTACGGCGAGTTTTGATTGCGCGGTCATCAGTCTGGCGCTGCATGAAAAACCGGGGCCGGCCCGTCTGGCGTTGCTGCGCGAAGCAGCCCGGCTGGTCCGGGGGCGAGGGGTGATCTGTGTCAGTGATTTTTTGGGGCCACCTCCGCAGAGTTCAAGACTCGGGCATATGATGCGCACGAGCGTCGAACGTGTGGCCGGCCGGGCCCATTTCGCCTGCTACCGCGACTATCTCGCCCTGGGGGCGGTGCCGGGAGTGTGTGCCGAACTCGGATGGTCTGCGGTATTGGAAGCGACATTCCACCGCCGGGCCACCGGGGTGTACCTGCTTTTGCCCGAGCCGTCAGACCGGTAA